GATCGTCCTCGACCGGGGCGAGAAGGAGGTCGCGCTCGTCGGGGGCGACCCCTCCGGCTCCGTCATCGACGCGGGGAACGCGAACGCCGACGTGATCCACTGTATCGGCGTCGGCTCCTCTGACTTCCGGAACTCTCCCTACCTGAAGAACCTCCGCGTCCGCGGCGGTCAGGTGGGTATCAAGATCTACGGCGCCCCGAACAGCTACTTCGAGAACGTCAAGGCGTTTCTCAACGAGAGCCACGGCTGGCACGTCTACAACCACGGCGACCATGGTGGCAGCCACGGCTGCGTCTTCCACAAGTGCGAAGCGTGGAGCTGTGGCGGCAATGGCTTCCGGATGGACCGGGAGTCGTTCCCACACGGCTCGATGTTCATCAGGTGTAACGCGACGTGGAACGGCTACAACGGCACCCGCGAGGGCGTCACGCTCGCCGGCTACTCGACGGTCTGGCACGGCGGGACCGTCCAGCAGAACTCGGGCGACGGCTTCCGGGTCACGCGCGACGGCGGCATCGTCATCCGTGACGCGTACATCGAGTCCAACGGGATCGAGTACAGTGGCCACCCGACGCAGATCCGGATGGTCGGCACGCTCGGCGGCCTCGTCGAGAGCTGTTACTTCAACGGCTCGATGATGGGCGGCAACCGCCACATGGACCCTGCCGGCCACGACAACGTCTACCGGGGCGTCACGCTCCACGACGCGCGGACGACGACCGTACGGGACTGCGCCCACCGCAACCACAGCGAGGGGTTCATCGCCGTCCAAGGCGATTCGACCGACTGCGACATCCACGAGGGAAGCCACCACAACGTCGGGGCCGGCGCGAGCGGCCCTGACCCGTTCCTCGTCCACGACCACGGCATCCGAACGCGGTCGAACGGCGTGATCCGGCCGACGGACCTCTCCGCTATACAGGGAACGTACGACGGCGATATGGGCATCGACCAGTCCAACGGTATCGCCGTCTGGATGGGGGACGAGTGGCATTTTAAGGAGGCCGTCGGGGGAGGCTCCTCCGACGGCAGCTACCGGATCCTCGAGGGTACCGCTGACGAGACGACCGTCTACGTCAAGGAGTCCGGCACGGACGGACCGACGACGCTCGTCGTCGGCGGGATCCACGGCGACGAGACGAGCGGCTGGATGGCCGCGGACCTCATCGCAGACCAGTGGACCGTCGACTCCGGGACGCTCGTCGTCCTCCCGCGCGCGAACACCCAGGCGATCGACGCCGACCGTCGCGGGATGGGATACGACCTGAACCGTCGGTTCTTCGTCGGACAGGACCACCTCCGAAACGACATCGCGCGTGCGATCTGGGAGGAGGTCGTCGAGCGACACGACCCGGACTGGCTGATCGATCTCCACAGCTCCCGCGGCTACTACCAGGGGAGCCCACGCGGGGTCGGCCAGGCCATCTTCCCCACCGCCTCGGGGCCGGCGCGCTCGTACGCCCGCCGGATCACGAACCGGGTCAACGCGAAGTTCGGCTTCTCCGGTGACGACCGTTACCTCGTCGGGAACACGCTCGACGGGTCGAACCCGATGCTCGTCCACAAGGCGACCGCCGACGCCGGAATCGCGGGCTACATCATGGAGACCGCCTGGCCCGCCGCCGGTTCGTCGACGAAACGCGAGTGGCAGCTGGCGAGCGCCGCGAACGCGCTCAGTCTCGCCGGACACGACCTCCCCGGAACGGTGCGAGGGCACCTCTGATGGCGAACCGGACGCTCTCGCCGCAGTCGGTCGACGAGGTCACGGTCGCGGAGTGCCAGCTCTGTGAGG
This region of Halalkalicoccus sp. CGA53 genomic DNA includes:
- a CDS encoding M99 family carboxypeptidase catalytic domain-containing protein: MNDTNLPNSNEPNADYSRRTFMKAAGATGIVGSMGTAQASSDDDQLRTMTVSQDSFTVSSDELRLGERLVVGRPGFRTISEAWDAADDGDVIVVHSSYDAQRAGEEFPIVLDRGEKEVALVGGDPSGSVIDAGNANADVIHCIGVGSSDFRNSPYLKNLRVRGGQVGIKIYGAPNSYFENVKAFLNESHGWHVYNHGDHGGSHGCVFHKCEAWSCGGNGFRMDRESFPHGSMFIRCNATWNGYNGTREGVTLAGYSTVWHGGTVQQNSGDGFRVTRDGGIVIRDAYIESNGIEYSGHPTQIRMVGTLGGLVESCYFNGSMMGGNRHMDPAGHDNVYRGVTLHDARTTTVRDCAHRNHSEGFIAVQGDSTDCDIHEGSHHNVGAGASGPDPFLVHDHGIRTRSNGVIRPTDLSAIQGTYDGDMGIDQSNGIAVWMGDEWHFKEAVGGGSSDGSYRILEGTADETTVYVKESGTDGPTTLVVGGIHGDETSGWMAADLIADQWTVDSGTLVVLPRANTQAIDADRRGMGYDLNRRFFVGQDHLRNDIARAIWEEVVERHDPDWLIDLHSSRGYYQGSPRGVGQAIFPTASGPARSYARRITNRVNAKFGFSGDDRYLVGNTLDGSNPMLVHKATADAGIAGYIMETAWPAAGSSTKREWQLASAANALSLAGHDLPGTVRGHL